The Aneurinibacillus migulanus genome includes the window ATTTTGCCCAAACTTCCGACTTGATGATCGGAACAATGTCCGGTATGCGGATGGAGATTAAAGACCTACCTCATATTGGCGACGTTATGGCGAAAGCGGCTTTGGCATCTACTATCAGTATGACGGACTTCGGATACTCAATGAAATATGTAGCACCTGTAGCCGCTACCGCTGGGCAATCACTTGAATCCGTCGCCGCGGCCATCGCTATCTTGGGAAATGCCAATATCAAAGCGGATACAGCTGGTACAGCCTTACGTATGGGTTTATTACGGCTAGCCGCGCCGCCAAAAGCCGCAGGTGAAGCGATGGATAAACTGGGCTTCTCGGCCGTAGACAGTAAAGGTAAGTTCAAATCTATGGCAGAAATGATTGACATACTCCACAACAAGTTCAAAAAATTGAGCCAAGCTGAAAAATTAGATATGGCAAAGGGTTTGTTTGGGGTAGAAGCTGCCCCGGCGTGGATTACACTCATCGAAAAAGGACCTGAGGCATTCCGCAAGATGCAAAATGACATGGTGAATTCAGATGGGGAAGCGGAAAAGATGGCTAAAACGATGATGGATAATGTAGCTGGTAGTCTGGAGCAGTTACGAGGGGCCTTTGAAGCTATGAAGATCAAAGGTTTAGAAGCCGCACTTCCTATCATCCAAAAACTAACAGATGCTATGACCAATTTTACAGAAGGATCGATGACGAAAGTAGAAGCGTTGGGACAAAGAATCGCAAAAGTATTAGACGAGGCGTTCCAGCCATTCACAAAGCCAAAGATTGATAAAGCTACGTTGGATGAAATGCGTATCGATCCTGAGTTTCGCAAAGAAATGCAGGATAAAATTGACCTTTACAACATGAATTTCGAGGAGAAGGTCGACCACGCGATGAATAAAATCACAGAAGCTATGGGGAAATGGTTGGAAGGACCGGGCGGAAAGAAGCTCGAAGCAGTTTTCATTAAGATGGCAGAAATCGGATTCAATGCTTGGATTACTGTTCTGCAAAGACTAATGGAAACATCCATGAACAATCTTATGCAAGGAAACTTCTCTACTGCAGGTGGCACTGGAATGCTTGCATATTTATTGGGGGGCGGACTTTTGCTAAAAGGTGGAATTACACTAGCAAAAGGTGCATATAAAATCGGTGGTAAAATAAAAGAGAAAATCAAACCAAAGCCAAAACCGACACCAACGCCGATGCAGCCAAAGCCCACGCCTTCTAAACCAAGTCCTAAACCTAAGCCGGTACCACAACCTAAACCAGCTCCCGCACCTAAACCAGCGCCTGAACCCCAAAAAGGAGGCAAAGGTTTTTTCAAAAAGGGAGGCAAAATACTCGGTCCACTTGGTACGTATCTAACACTCACAAGCGCGGCGGAATTTGGGGAAATGGCGGGAGATTGGGTGTTTGGTCATAAAGAAGGACAATACAAAAATGCCTCGCTTGATGGAACAATCGAGTATTGGACAGACACTCGCGAACCAATCTGGAAACGCATTGGTCAAGAAGAGCCGGCGCCAAAACCGCAAGAACAGCCGCCATCTACACAAACGCAGTCACCAGGCCTTGACACAAAACTTGCCCAACAGAATCTTAATGCTCTTGCTGTTACTGCAGGTCTGATGGCAGGAAAACTCGCGGGAGCGATAAGTCCGATTGAACCCAAGGCCCAGCTTATAGCTACGAACTTCCACTCTCTTGCATTTATGGCTGGTATAGGAGCAGGGAGAGTGATCTCGTTTTTGGGCGAGATGGAAAATAAAGCTCGTCTTGTTACTACAAACTTCGGCTCTCTTTCGTTTATATCTGGTCTAATGGCTGGAAG containing:
- a CDS encoding phage tail tape measure protein translates to MAERKLTAVFDLVDRMSSKAKNITKSLDDMGKKAGNTGKAMDELGRKRGQPTIGVNDQATSKIQRINDGLKRIAGSAYNTTINVTDKATQAIDKIHGRLTSLPTAIGITAGLGAGAIVGDTFRTAVDFEKTMSKVKALSQPTQEEFKKMNELAIQLGQEMVYSSSEVAQGMVVLGQAGLNSTQMMGALPAVLNSAAAAGEDFAQTSDLMIGTMSGMRMEIKDLPHIGDVMAKAALASTISMTDFGYSMKYVAPVAATAGQSLESVAAAIAILGNANIKADTAGTALRMGLLRLAAPPKAAGEAMDKLGFSAVDSKGKFKSMAEMIDILHNKFKKLSQAEKLDMAKGLFGVEAAPAWITLIEKGPEAFRKMQNDMVNSDGEAEKMAKTMMDNVAGSLEQLRGAFEAMKIKGLEAALPIIQKLTDAMTNFTEGSMTKVEALGQRIAKVLDEAFQPFTKPKIDKATLDEMRIDPEFRKEMQDKIDLYNMNFEEKVDHAMNKITEAMGKWLEGPGGKKLEAVFIKMAEIGFNAWITVLQRLMETSMNNLMQGNFSTAGGTGMLAYLLGGGLLLKGGITLAKGAYKIGGKIKEKIKPKPKPTPTPMQPKPTPSKPSPKPKPVPQPKPAPAPKPAPEPQKGGKGFFKKGGKILGPLGTYLTLTSAAEFGEMAGDWVFGHKEGQYKNASLDGTIEYWTDTREPIWKRIGQEEPAPKPQEQPPSTQTQSPGLDTKLAQQNLNALAVTAGLMAGKLAGAISPIEPKAQLIATNFHSLAFMAGIGAGRVISFLGEMENKARLVTTNFGSLSFISGLMAGRIASHFSGIDDSVNSVKQALNNLASRIDAVPAPNTGMEMPKQEFANGGVAGLVNKPTLVGGGTGIAGEAGIEMVIPLSRNKRRRALSLFAQTGKYLGVNQYANGGVTGKLSEEQAETLRSMASTKPSVSGGSRILKLNSLINGNIIIQNDMDKDSFLQEILLLLSDAFDNVNTPQVTQP